In Gossypium hirsutum isolate 1008001.06 chromosome A10, Gossypium_hirsutum_v2.1, whole genome shotgun sequence, the DNA window AGTCATGCATCACAGCGGCGAAAGATGAATTTTATTCATAGATTACAAAATGAAGATGGACGAGAAATGATGGTACTACAAAAAATAGAGGGCATTGCTAGATCTTATTTTCAAAGTTTATTTTTGGCAGAAAGTAGGGGAAATTACGACTATTTGTTATCCAGGATTGAACATTGTATGGTCAATGAAGATAATCAAAAGCTTACAACAACATATACCAAAAAGGAGATCGCAGCAACAATATTCAACTGGGGCCCACGAAGGCACTGGGGGAGGATGGTTTTCCAGCTCTTTTTTATCAGGAATGCTGGCATATTGTTGGAGAATATGTCACCTCTTTTAGCTTATAAATTCTTAATGGGGATATGGAGGTTAGTGCTGTGAACTCTACTAATATTGTACTTATTCCTAAAGTCACCAGCCCCTCAGACATGACACAATTTCGACCAAGCAGTTTATGTAATGTGCTCtataaaattttggccaaggtcATAGCTAATCGTTTACGGGGAGTTATTGAAAAATGTATTGATGACACGCGAAGTGCTTTTGTGCCAGGACGATTAATATCAGATAACGTGCTGTTGGCATATGAAGTATTGCATAAGTTAAATACAAAGAGATCGGGAAAGAAAGGGTATATGGCCATTAAGCTAGACATAAGCAAGGCATACGATAGAGTTGAATGGATTTTTATAAAGGAAATTATGCTACGGATAGAGTTTGATACGAATTAGGTCGATGCTATTATGAAATGTGTATCAAGGGTCTCTTATCTAGTAGTTATAAATGGGCATATTGGGGATAAATTTTTCCCAACCAGAAGCCTTAGACAAGGTGATCCGCTAGCCCATTTTTATTTCTCTTATGTGGGGAAGGCCTATCGAGTCTACTAAGACTAGCAATGAATAGCGGGCTCTTCAAGTGCGTTAGGGTTAGTAGAAGCGGGCCACAGGTATCACATCTTTTGTTTGCtgatgattgtattttatttggGGAGGCAACAAGTAAGGATGCAACTTTATTCAAGGACATTCTACGGGAGTataaattttgttcgggtcaatgtgttaattttaaaaaatcaacaattTTTTCAATAAGAATACCTCAAAAAAAGACAGGTGATTGGTTAGTAATTTACTGGGTGTCCACAGTTCAAACGAACCAGAGCGTTACCTTGGGTTGCCGAGCATGGTCCGTAGGAGGAAAAAggaatcttttcaaaatttgaaggaccaatttCGAAAACGTATTGATAATTGGAGCAATCTATTTTTATCTCAAGGGGGAAAGGAAGTACTTGTGAAGGCCATTCTACATGCGATACCTATTTACACGATGACTTATTTTTTATTGCCTAAGACCCTATGTGATGAGTTTGAAAGTATTGTTGCACGATTCTGGTGGCAGAAGGGCCATGGAAAAAAGGGTATTCATTGGTGTACTTGGAAAAGcctttgtgatttaaaagaaaacggtggtttaggttttaaaatttttggtcaaTTTAATATTGCGTTGCTAGCAAAACAGGGCTGGCGCATTATTCAGTATCAAAATTCTTTATTAGCACGAGTTTTAAATGCTAAATATTTTCCAAactcaaattttcaaaatgtagAGTTGGGCAATTTACCTTCCCTTACCTGGAAGAGTATTTGGACAGCAAGGGGACTTCTCTAAAAAGGGCTGAGCTAAAGAGTGGGCAGAGGAGATAAAATCTCTATATGGGAAGATAGCTGGATTCCGGGGATTGACACAATTGATGAATATAGCAGTCATAACAATGAGGATTCACAGTTAGTTTCAGAGCTTATTGATAGCGCAAATAGGAAGTGGAGAACAAATTTGATTAATCGTACCTTCTGAGAGGTAGTTGCTAAAAAAATTTTGCAGATCCCTCTCACAGAGACCGATCATGAGGACACGCAAGTTTGGAAAGGAGAGTTATATGGTGAGTTCTCGGTACGcagtgcctataaactattacataATGCTAGCTCGGATCCTAGGCATTATTTATTACAGACCGAAATGAAAGAATTTTACAAGGAGCTATGGGGCCTACAGCTACCCCCTAAAATTGCAATCACTATTTGGAAAATCTCTTGGGATTTTATTCCGAATTTTGCTAATCTCCGGTACAGAAGAGTAATTTCTAATGATAGATGCCCCCGAGGTTGTTCTTGGTTAGAAGACAGCCTCTATATCTTCCGTGACTTCCCTGTAACAATAGAGGTCTTGGGAATAGTACACTTATATTGGGTGGTTAATAATATGAACCAAAGTATATGGGAGTGGCTAACCTAGGTTTTCAAGAGAGGTAACGACATCCAATGTAGACTTTTTTGTTATGCTTTATGGCTCATATGGTTCTCTAGAAATCAGTTCGTACATGAAAGGAAAAACACAACAAGTAGCGAGTTAGTGCAAAACATACAGAGGTCTCTGGCTAAATATAAAGTGGTAAGAGAAATGAAGAGACCTGTAAATATGAATAGACACTTAAGAGCCCAAGAAGACATACCGAGAACGACGGTCTATTGCGATGCAGCGTTCGATAGTAGCAGTTCTACATCTGCAACGGGTCTGGTGGTTCAGGATCTGACGGGGAGCCTCATGGCCTTAAAGTCCACCATCCACAACAGTATCTCCTCCCCATTTGCAGCAGAAGCATATGCATGTTTAGGGTATAAAATTAGGGATCTCACTAGGTTTACAATCGGTAAAAATCATGGGAGACTCTAAAACAGTTATTAAGAAATGCCAAACGACTTCACCTGATAAATCAGCGATTGGAGCCATTATCAACGACATCCAAAACAAAAAACGGTGTTTTCAAGAGATTATTTTTCAGCATATTTACAGATCAGGGAACATACAAGCACATAGAATAGCAAAAACTGCTCTTGCTAGAAGGGAGTCTACTTACCTGATAGGAGAAGAACTGAATCGACATGACTTTGCTTCAGATAGGTACTGGTCAAGGAACCCAGACTGAAGAGTTTTTTAAGGGAAACCGATTATCAATAGAGAGTAGCAAGTATAGCTTATCTTTTTGGAATCTGCTAGTGACAAGAACGGATTGGACTTTGGAAATGATAGCTAAGGAGCATTAATGGTATCCAGCCGTTTCGCATTAACTGGGGTAGTTTTTTTTAGGTTTtccttttttcattttaattttattttattacctttcTGATTATCCATTAAGTTGCGTTTTATTGCTGGTTGCATTATCAGATCAGCTAGTGAGGTcgattttttgttttctttagttttattGCTGTAATGGGCTTGGGTCTAAGGATCTCTTGGATCTCaagttctttttcttctttcctttcaaTAAAATACCCGgtcattttaatataaaaaaaaaaatttattgatactgtaccaaatattattcctatataaaattttattatacccCATTTCATGAAAATGGCATGAAAAGAATTCATGTCATGAAAATCAACTTATGgcaagaaaaatgagaaaaaaaaaggttatctAATTTTGTAAAATCTAACTTACACAAGAAAgcttttgtaaaatattttatgaagAAACAAGGAAAATTTAGACTGACTTATAAAAAAGATTACATTAATCAAATAGGATAAATATTTTTGATAGCAATCAAAGCGACCCCTAATGTGTCATTTATGGCATCCACATGCAACAACCATTATAAGTCCCTTTCAAGTGTCGGCAGGAATTACCACGTCATCGGCCAAACTTCACCTTAAAAGCACCTTGTCAATGCCATTTTCCCTTTTCGGTCAAAAGTTGAGTGTGGACTAATGCTTATTTCACCATTTATTTGATTATAATGTGGAATCAAACGCCTCCCACCTATCAGCTCCCACATATTCAAACCATATGAAAAATCTTAAAATGATTTAGCATACTGGTATCTGACAAGAACATTGTTCAATAGTCAGTTCATGTATTCTGTTTGCCCAATTGGAAAAATTCATCTGATGATGAAGGATTCAGAGTTTTCTTTCCTTCAATTTTGTTAATAAAGAAAAACTGAAACCCCAAAagcaaaaaagcaaaaaaaattaaaagaccaAATTTCAAGATCATGGAGACATTCAATGCTTCCCCCATCACTACAAAATTATACTCTTAAAATACACAAGTACAATCATTGAGATAGAATGAGATGAAAGggtatatctatatctatattcACTTCAGctaatggaaaaaaagaaaatttacttaattatttatgcaaccatttttttttaaaaaaaattaggcttTCTTCTGTCCTAAAAAAAACCATTACGAATGAATTTCTAGTGTAGTAAATTCAACTGCCATTACCATTACCATAAGTAGAAAATGTATACTTATAATCATCCCCATCGGCAAATCCAATACTAGGATCCTTCCCTTCTCTTATCATAACCCTAAGACTCTCTATTCTATCAAGAATTCCCTTAACTGCTAAATCAAATGCATCCTCAAGAGTCTCCGATCGAGATCTCGAACTTGTGTAAACCACTCTCGGAATGAGCTTTATAACCTCCTCCCTCAACCTCAATATTCTGTCTTCTGGCATCCGAAGCAATGTTTCATTGAGGTTGATTTTCCACTCACTTAAATCCTTTACTGGTAGATACACCGAGTATGCAGTATAATTCTTTGGTAAATGCCATATGTATTGAGCATATGCTGTACCTGGATGGAAAAACACCGGAATGCACCCTGCTAAAATAGAGTCGAAAATCGATCTCCTTGTGTAAGAATCCCCTGGGGGCTGCAAGCAAAAGATTGAGCTCTGAAACACCTTCATCACATTAACCGGGTTATCACAGTTTGTAGCACCATAATTACAATCCAGCAACTTGCACTGGCTCTTTGAAGCTAAGCATTGATCGATAATCTTGCCCCGGATCGAATTCTGATATTCAGGCCTAGGGGCACCAGCAAAGGAGAAAAGATACTGCCGGTTTTGCCTTCTCATTCGATCCTGCCACTGGAAAATCTCACTGTCCTTTGAAGGATGGAAACATGTTGGATATGGAATTGCATAATCATTGTTCCAGGAGCTCGATTCAATCGACAACATCGACATGTTCTTGGATTCAGGCAAGAACCGAAGCTTGCTGCCCCAATCGGTTTCGTTATCGCTTTGTCTTCGGAAATCCCAAGCAATCCTCCCAGCAACTAAGAAATGATCCCTACCCCACATTCTTTTCCATTCAGGCTTCTCTGATAGCCACTTTACAAGGCCAAGAGATGCAGAATCTCTCACAGTAGTGTTGAAACCCCATAGATACAAGCTCATATCAAGACCAGCATAAAAGGGTACGTAAATAGCCGATGCAATCGACGAGTCATTGGTTAAACATTCATACCTTTTCATCTTATTGTGAAAGATGACTTCCAACAAGAACTGATTCGTTAAAAACCAGCTATTGTTCATCAAGACATCTTCAGGGTTCTCAATTTCAGGACCAAAACCCAAGTTGTCCAAGTATGGACACATGTTTTTATCAGTTCCCCTAGTGAGCAACCGACAATTGTTAACCAAATCCTCATTAAATCTACTGGGAAGATCATGAACAAATATATATCTACCCACACAAGAATCGATCTCAGTTCCCACTTTCAAATCTCCCTTTTCATCAGTTTTGGGCAATGGAGAGACGCTAGCATTGGTAATTTCAGTGAAACCATGAGGTAAAGAACTTTGGGTATTGATTACATTTCCATGATTA includes these proteins:
- the LOC107915100 gene encoding probable xyloglucan galactosyltransferase GT14; amino-acid sequence: MENPITSKCCNHQPWFVLLVFFVFCIELFSFDYSGLTAKKSALVTVLDDNHGNVINTQSSLPHGFTEITNASVSPLPKTDEKGDLKVGTEIDSCVGRYIFVHDLPSRFNEDLVNNCRLLTRGTDKNMCPYLDNLGFGPEIENPEDVLMNNSWFLTNQFLLEVIFHNKMKRYECLTNDSSIASAIYVPFYAGLDMSLYLWGFNTTVRDSASLGLVKWLSEKPEWKRMWGRDHFLVAGRIAWDFRRQSDNETDWGSKLRFLPESKNMSMLSIESSSWNNDYAIPYPTCFHPSKDSEIFQWQDRMRRQNRQYLFSFAGAPRPEYQNSIRGKIIDQCLASKSQCKLLDCNYGATNCDNPVNVMKVFQSSIFCLQPPGDSYTRRSIFDSILAGCIPVFFHPGTAYAQYIWHLPKNYTAYSVYLPVKDLSEWKINLNETLLRMPEDRILRLREEVIKLIPRVVYTSSRSRSETLEDAFDLAVKGILDRIESLRVMIREGKDPSIGFADGDDYKYTFSTYGNGNGS